One genomic segment of Erythrolamprus reginae isolate rEryReg1 chromosome 2, rEryReg1.hap1, whole genome shotgun sequence includes these proteins:
- the CDC37L1 gene encoding hsp90 co-chaperone Cdc37-like 1 isoform X3 yields MALWPPRSREAPSGRVEELSHPNAQTYNDGIELACQQQKEFVKSSVECKWNLAEAQQKLGNLALHNSESLDQEHAKARTEIDELRWREEEWRRKEEVLRQKERQNVWNMDFVSKEVFNKSFINQKKRKETEEDASKSFMQKHEEKIRHFGMLNRWLDSQRFLSDHPYLVCEETAKYLLLWCFHLEAEQKGALMEQVAHQAVVMQFIIEMAKSCNVDPRGCFRLFFQRAKTGDEGYLEAFKNELEAFKSRVRICSQSQNCQAMPVQNPLFHNDLNCIGGLAPQLLYNPKILKLKPMSNFVLF; encoded by the exons ATGGCGCTCTGGCCTCCGCGCTCTCGGGAGGCACCTTCGGGTCGGGTTGAAGAGCTGTCTCACCCAAATGCGCAG ACTTATAATGATGGAATTGAACTGGCTTGCCAACAGCAAAAAGAATTTGTAAAGAGTTCTGTGGAGTGCAAATGGAATTTAGCAGAAGCCCAGCAAAAACTTGGAAATTTAGCATTACACAATTCAGAATCTCTGGACCAAGAACATGCCAAAGCACGGACAGAAATTGATGAATTGAGATGGAGGGAAGAAGAATGGCGGCGGAAGGAAGAAGTAttaagacagaaagagagacagaatgtaTGGAATATGGATTTTGTTAGCAAAGAGGTATTTAACAAG AGTTTTATTAATCAAAAGAAACGGAAAGAAACCGAGGAAGATGCATCTAAATCATTCATGCAAAAACATGAGGAGAAAATTAGACATTTTG GAATGTTGAACAGATGGCTTGATAGTCAGAGATTTCTCTCTGATCACCCATACCTTGTCTGTGAAGAAACAGCAAAATATCTTCTTTTATGGTGTTTTCATCTAGAAGCAGAACAG aaaGGAGCTCTAATGGAACAAGTAGCTCATCAAGCTGTAGTGATGCAGTTCATTATAGAAATGGCCAAAAGCTGTAATGTGGATCCCCGAGGATGTTTTCGACTATTTTTCCAAAGAGCTAAG ACAGGGGATGAAGGCTATTTGGAAGCTTTTAAAAATGAACTGGAAGCATTCAAATCAAGAGTGAGGATTTGTTCACAATCTCAGAATTGTCAAGCTATGCCTGTTCAGAATCCTTTATTTCACAATGATCTGAATTGTATAGGTGGACTTGCTCCTCAG CTGTTGTATAACCCAAAGATCCTGAAACTAAAGCCTATGAGCAACTTTGTTCTGTTCTGA
- the CDC37L1 gene encoding hsp90 co-chaperone Cdc37-like 1 isoform X1, with translation MALWPPRSREAPSGRVEELSHPNAQTYNDGIELACQQQKEFVKSSVECKWNLAEAQQKLGNLALHNSESLDQEHAKARTEIDELRWREEEWRRKEEVLRQKERQNVWNMDFVSKEVFNKSFINQKKRKETEEDASKSFMQKHEEKIRHFGMLNRWLDSQRFLSDHPYLVCEETAKYLLLWCFHLEAEQKGALMEQVAHQAVVMQFIIEMAKSCNVDPRGCFRLFFQRAKTGDEGYLEAFKNELEAFKSRVRICSQSQNCQAMPVQNPLFHNDLNCIGGLAPQNAESLQGCSLQGFVVHREEEEAKMMDTV, from the exons ATGGCGCTCTGGCCTCCGCGCTCTCGGGAGGCACCTTCGGGTCGGGTTGAAGAGCTGTCTCACCCAAATGCGCAG ACTTATAATGATGGAATTGAACTGGCTTGCCAACAGCAAAAAGAATTTGTAAAGAGTTCTGTGGAGTGCAAATGGAATTTAGCAGAAGCCCAGCAAAAACTTGGAAATTTAGCATTACACAATTCAGAATCTCTGGACCAAGAACATGCCAAAGCACGGACAGAAATTGATGAATTGAGATGGAGGGAAGAAGAATGGCGGCGGAAGGAAGAAGTAttaagacagaaagagagacagaatgtaTGGAATATGGATTTTGTTAGCAAAGAGGTATTTAACAAG AGTTTTATTAATCAAAAGAAACGGAAAGAAACCGAGGAAGATGCATCTAAATCATTCATGCAAAAACATGAGGAGAAAATTAGACATTTTG GAATGTTGAACAGATGGCTTGATAGTCAGAGATTTCTCTCTGATCACCCATACCTTGTCTGTGAAGAAACAGCAAAATATCTTCTTTTATGGTGTTTTCATCTAGAAGCAGAACAG aaaGGAGCTCTAATGGAACAAGTAGCTCATCAAGCTGTAGTGATGCAGTTCATTATAGAAATGGCCAAAAGCTGTAATGTGGATCCCCGAGGATGTTTTCGACTATTTTTCCAAAGAGCTAAG ACAGGGGATGAAGGCTATTTGGAAGCTTTTAAAAATGAACTGGAAGCATTCAAATCAAGAGTGAGGATTTGTTCACAATCTCAGAATTGTCAAGCTATGCCTGTTCAGAATCCTTTATTTCACAATGATCTGAATTGTATAGGTGGACTTGCTCCTCAG AACGCAGAATCGCTTCAAGGCTGCAGTTTGCAGGGGTTCGTGGTAcacagagaggaagaagaagctaAAATGATGGATACAGTATAG
- the CDC37L1 gene encoding hsp90 co-chaperone Cdc37-like 1 isoform X2 encodes MALWPPRSREAPSGRVEELSHPNAQTYNDGIELACQQQKEFVKSSVECKWNLAEAQQKLGNLALHNSESLDQEHAKARTEIDELRWREEEWRRKEEVLRQKERQNVWNMDFVSKESFINQKKRKETEEDASKSFMQKHEEKIRHFGMLNRWLDSQRFLSDHPYLVCEETAKYLLLWCFHLEAEQKGALMEQVAHQAVVMQFIIEMAKSCNVDPRGCFRLFFQRAKTGDEGYLEAFKNELEAFKSRVRICSQSQNCQAMPVQNPLFHNDLNCIGGLAPQNAESLQGCSLQGFVVHREEEEAKMMDTV; translated from the exons ATGGCGCTCTGGCCTCCGCGCTCTCGGGAGGCACCTTCGGGTCGGGTTGAAGAGCTGTCTCACCCAAATGCGCAG ACTTATAATGATGGAATTGAACTGGCTTGCCAACAGCAAAAAGAATTTGTAAAGAGTTCTGTGGAGTGCAAATGGAATTTAGCAGAAGCCCAGCAAAAACTTGGAAATTTAGCATTACACAATTCAGAATCTCTGGACCAAGAACATGCCAAAGCACGGACAGAAATTGATGAATTGAGATGGAGGGAAGAAGAATGGCGGCGGAAGGAAGAAGTAttaagacagaaagagagacagaatgtaTGGAATATGGATTTTGTTAGCAAAGAG AGTTTTATTAATCAAAAGAAACGGAAAGAAACCGAGGAAGATGCATCTAAATCATTCATGCAAAAACATGAGGAGAAAATTAGACATTTTG GAATGTTGAACAGATGGCTTGATAGTCAGAGATTTCTCTCTGATCACCCATACCTTGTCTGTGAAGAAACAGCAAAATATCTTCTTTTATGGTGTTTTCATCTAGAAGCAGAACAG aaaGGAGCTCTAATGGAACAAGTAGCTCATCAAGCTGTAGTGATGCAGTTCATTATAGAAATGGCCAAAAGCTGTAATGTGGATCCCCGAGGATGTTTTCGACTATTTTTCCAAAGAGCTAAG ACAGGGGATGAAGGCTATTTGGAAGCTTTTAAAAATGAACTGGAAGCATTCAAATCAAGAGTGAGGATTTGTTCACAATCTCAGAATTGTCAAGCTATGCCTGTTCAGAATCCTTTATTTCACAATGATCTGAATTGTATAGGTGGACTTGCTCCTCAG AACGCAGAATCGCTTCAAGGCTGCAGTTTGCAGGGGTTCGTGGTAcacagagaggaagaagaagctaAAATGATGGATACAGTATAG